The following proteins are co-located in the uncultured Tolumonas sp. genome:
- a CDS encoding YfcZ/YiiS family protein, translating into MAVEHKEEVCEACGCLAEVGTIIHEGDDVVVIPVEGDDEADARARQARYIDVAKQACADVLVSSELQTVADGVVLHTTLQFTCTAEKMIFEMRARSVR; encoded by the coding sequence ATGGCAGTAGAACATAAAGAAGAAGTGTGTGAAGCCTGTGGCTGTCTGGCCGAAGTCGGTACCATCATTCACGAAGGTGATGATGTGGTTGTCATTCCCGTTGAAGGTGATGACGAAGCTGATGCGCGTGCCCGTCAGGCGCGTTACATCGACGTAGCCAAACAGGCGTGTGCTGATGTATTGGTCAGCAGTGAACTGCAAACAGTAGCAGACGGCGTGGTTCTGCATACTACACTGCAATTTACCTGCACCGCGGAAAAGATGATTTTCGAGATGCGCGCACGTTCTGTGCGTTAA
- a CDS encoding S9 family peptidase, with amino-acid sequence MNSILPPIAAVLPHSLTYHGDERIDPYYWLRDDTRSDPTVLDYLQAENGYTEAMLRPTEALQKTLYQEMVDRQLPDDSSVPYYLKGYWYRSRYLPEQEYPLYERLAARPDAPTELLLDGNQRAGDSDFYNLGALEISPSNHWMACSEDYVSRRQYQIRVRNLQTGDWLPDLVENTSGDVVWSADSAGFFYVRLDSETLLPYQVYYHSLGAEPAQDRLVYEEADNTYYLHISHSRSEEYLLISLSSTMSTEVHLLPLKIPHSSPTLFLARRRGHEYSLDHFQKQFYIRSNREGRNFALYLADDGAEQHWQALLPVREHILLQDFVLFRNALFVEERDAGLTRLRQLDLQGQEVRTIAVDDPAYVLWLGTNPDPDNPEFRYGYASLTTPTTHYALDIVSGERKMLKRQPVLGDFKPEHYQSQRLWVAARDGTQIPVSLVYRKDNYQPGQNPLLVYGYGAYGMSEEPYFASSRLSLLDRGFIFAIAHVRGGEELGRHWYEQGRQLQKMNTFTDFIDATEGILAAGYGDPARVFASGGSAGGLLMGAVVNMAPQRYLGVVAVVPFVDTLTSMLDESIPLTTGEYDEWGDPREPAVYDYIKAYSPYDQVKAQAYPHLLVVSGLHDSQVQYWEPAKWVAKLRANKTDDNLLLLSMDLDAGHGGKSGRYRYFLDIAQEYAFMLALADTSINSASN; translated from the coding sequence TACTGGTTGCGTGATGACACGCGCAGTGATCCGACTGTGCTGGATTATCTGCAGGCCGAAAATGGTTACACCGAAGCCATGTTGCGGCCGACCGAAGCGCTGCAAAAGACGTTATATCAGGAAATGGTCGACCGTCAGCTGCCGGATGACAGCTCGGTGCCGTATTACCTGAAAGGGTATTGGTATCGCAGCCGTTATTTGCCGGAACAGGAATATCCGCTGTATGAGCGTTTAGCTGCACGCCCTGACGCACCCACTGAGTTATTACTGGATGGTAACCAGCGGGCCGGTGACAGTGATTTTTACAACCTGGGCGCGTTGGAAATTAGCCCTAGCAATCACTGGATGGCTTGCAGCGAAGATTATGTCTCGCGGCGGCAATATCAGATCCGCGTGCGGAATCTGCAAACCGGTGACTGGTTGCCTGATCTGGTCGAAAACACCTCTGGTGATGTGGTGTGGAGCGCCGATAGCGCCGGTTTCTTTTATGTGCGGTTAGACAGTGAAACGCTGCTGCCGTATCAGGTCTATTACCACTCCTTGGGCGCCGAACCGGCACAAGACCGGTTGGTGTATGAAGAGGCCGACAACACCTATTATCTGCACATCAGCCACAGCCGTTCCGAAGAATATCTGCTGATCTCGTTGTCGAGTACTATGAGCACCGAAGTGCATCTGCTGCCGCTGAAAATACCGCACAGCTCACCTACGCTGTTTTTGGCACGGCGTCGCGGTCATGAATACAGCCTCGATCATTTCCAGAAGCAGTTTTATATCCGCTCTAATCGCGAAGGGCGTAATTTCGCGCTCTATCTGGCGGACGATGGTGCTGAACAACATTGGCAGGCGTTGTTACCGGTGCGGGAACACATTCTGTTGCAAGATTTTGTCCTGTTTCGTAACGCCTTGTTTGTCGAAGAGCGTGATGCTGGCTTAACCCGCTTACGCCAGCTCGATCTACAGGGGCAGGAAGTGCGCACTATCGCGGTCGATGATCCGGCGTATGTGTTATGGCTGGGTACCAATCCCGATCCGGATAATCCGGAGTTCCGGTATGGCTATGCCTCGCTAACCACACCGACCACACACTACGCGCTGGATATTGTCAGCGGTGAACGCAAAATGCTGAAGCGCCAGCCGGTGCTAGGTGATTTCAAACCGGAGCATTACCAAAGCCAGCGATTGTGGGTTGCCGCTCGTGACGGTACGCAAATTCCGGTGTCACTGGTTTATCGCAAAGATAATTATCAACCGGGGCAAAACCCATTGCTGGTCTACGGTTACGGCGCCTATGGCATGAGCGAAGAGCCTTATTTTGCCTCATCCCGCTTAAGCCTGCTGGATCGTGGTTTTATCTTTGCGATTGCGCATGTGCGTGGTGGTGAAGAGCTGGGCCGGCACTGGTATGAACAAGGCCGTCAGTTGCAAAAGATGAACACTTTTACCGATTTCATTGATGCGACTGAGGGTATTCTGGCGGCAGGATACGGCGATCCAGCGCGGGTATTCGCCTCTGGCGGTAGCGCGGGCGGCTTGTTAATGGGGGCGGTGGTGAATATGGCGCCGCAACGTTATCTGGGTGTCGTCGCCGTGGTGCCATTTGTCGATACATTGACCTCCATGCTGGATGAATCTATTCCGTTAACTACCGGTGAATATGATGAATGGGGTGATCCGCGCGAACCTGCGGTTTACGACTACATCAAAGCCTACAGCCCCTACGATCAGGTCAAAGCGCAAGCCTACCCGCATTTATTGGTGGTCAGTGGTTTGCACGATTCACAGGTGCAATATTGGGAGCCGGCCAAATGGGTCGCCAAACTGCGGGCGAATAAAACCGACGACAATTTGCTGTTGCTGAGTATGGATCTGGATGCAGGGCACGGCGGAAAATCCGGCCGTTATCGTTATTTCCTCGATATCGCGCAGGAATATGCCTTCATGCTGGCGTTAGCAGATACCAGTATAAATTCTGCATCAAATTGA